Proteins encoded together in one Janthinobacterium tructae window:
- a CDS encoding MFS transporter — MTTYTTANAARPTAQAPGDKSKTGRLATASMVGTTLEWYDFTVYNTMAALIFNHLFFPSFDPLTGTILAFSTYAVGYISRPIGGVIFGHLGDKLGRRWVLVVTLMLMGVTTGLMGLLPTYATAGIWSPVLLVALRFVQGIALGGEWAGAVLISVEHGAPDKRGRNASWTQVGPSFGTLLATGCIGLITYLLPHEAFMDWGWRMPFIASLLLVAFGMWIRSGIEETPLFKELDQQDAKAEAPIGDVLRIYWRRLLIAGGVRIGSDVLYALVVVFTLTYVTTVLHLSSTLALTAIMIGTACNALSVPLFGALSDKIGRRPVYALGAILGLVWAFAFFTLLDTASPAAIVAAVVVGLVIHAIMYGPQAAFVIEQFPTKVRYAGSSLAYTLAGVIGGGFAPLVIASLYRSYNSTMAVSLYVAAALLITGAAVFAARETGRGPLEE; from the coding sequence ATGACCACATATACAACGGCAAACGCTGCGCGTCCGACGGCGCAGGCACCGGGCGACAAGTCCAAGACGGGCCGCCTGGCCACGGCCAGCATGGTCGGCACGACCCTGGAATGGTATGACTTCACCGTCTACAACACCATGGCCGCGCTGATCTTCAATCATCTGTTTTTCCCTTCATTCGATCCGCTGACAGGTACCATCCTGGCCTTTTCCACGTATGCGGTCGGTTATATCTCGCGTCCCATCGGCGGCGTTATCTTCGGCCACTTGGGCGACAAGCTGGGACGTCGCTGGGTGCTGGTGGTGACCCTGATGCTGATGGGCGTGACGACGGGCCTGATGGGCCTCTTGCCCACGTATGCCACGGCCGGTATCTGGAGCCCGGTCCTGCTGGTGGCGCTGCGCTTCGTGCAGGGCATCGCGCTCGGTGGCGAATGGGCCGGCGCCGTGCTGATCTCCGTCGAACACGGGGCACCGGACAAGCGTGGCCGCAACGCCTCGTGGACGCAGGTGGGGCCATCTTTCGGCACCCTGCTGGCGACGGGCTGTATCGGCCTGATCACCTATCTGCTGCCGCATGAAGCGTTCATGGACTGGGGCTGGCGCATGCCATTCATCGCCAGCCTGCTGCTGGTGGCCTTCGGCATGTGGATACGCAGCGGCATCGAGGAAACCCCGTTGTTCAAGGAACTCGACCAGCAGGACGCCAAGGCCGAAGCGCCGATCGGCGACGTGCTGCGCATCTACTGGCGCCGTCTGTTGATCGCCGGCGGCGTGCGCATCGGCTCGGACGTGCTGTATGCGCTGGTGGTGGTGTTCACCCTGACCTATGTGACGACCGTGCTGCACCTTTCCTCGACCCTGGCGCTCACCGCCATCATGATCGGCACGGCCTGCAATGCGCTGTCGGTGCCCCTGTTTGGCGCCCTGTCGGACAAGATCGGCCGCCGTCCCGTGTATGCGCTGGGTGCCATCCTGGGCCTGGTGTGGGCGTTTGCCTTCTTCACCTTGTTGGATACGGCCAGCCCTGCCGCCATCGTTGCGGCCGTCGTCGTGGGCCTGGTCATCCACGCCATCATGTACGGCCCGCAGGCGGCTTTCGTCATCGAGCAATTCCCCACCAAGGTGCGCTATGCGGGTTCCTCGCTGGCCTACACTCTGGCCGGCGTGATCGGCGGCGGCTTCGCGCCCCTCGTCATCGCCAGCCTGTACCGCTCGTACAACAGCACCATGGCCGTCTCGCTGTATGTGGCGGCGGCTTTGCTGATCACCGGCGCCGCCGTTTTCGCGGCCAGAGAAACGGGCCGCGGCCCTCTTGAGGAATAA
- a CDS encoding Zn-dependent hydrolase, with protein sequence MDDLRINGERLWAALMELAQIGATVKGGVKRLALTDLDKQGRDLVVRWGREAGMSITIDQIGNVFMRRDGTDNTLPPVMTGSHIDTQPTGGKFDGNYGVLAGLEVVRTLNDLNIKTRSPIEVAFWTNEEGSRFVPVMMGSGVFCGAFSLETAYAAKDTEGKTVGEELARIGYKGDQVPGDHPIGAYFETHIEQGPVLEDADKVIGVVPAVMGLSWYDCVVTGMEAHAGPTPMGLRKDALQVATVIMQEVVAIANRYPPYGRGTVGMVQVFPNSRNVIPGEVKFSIDLRNVNDELLNTMHGEITAFIDATREKTGLGISLERVSYYPPCPFHPDCVGAVRNATAKLGYSVMDVVSGAGHDAIYAARLAPAGMIFVPCKDGISHNEIEDAKSEHLAAGCNVLLHAMLERAVAV encoded by the coding sequence ATGGATGATCTACGCATCAATGGCGAACGGCTGTGGGCAGCCCTGATGGAACTGGCGCAGATCGGCGCGACAGTAAAGGGCGGCGTCAAGCGCCTGGCCCTGACGGACCTCGACAAACAGGGGCGCGACCTGGTGGTGCGCTGGGGCCGCGAGGCGGGCATGAGCATCACCATCGACCAGATCGGCAATGTCTTCATGCGCCGCGACGGCACCGACAATACCCTGCCGCCCGTGATGACGGGCAGCCATATCGACACGCAGCCCACGGGCGGCAAGTTCGATGGCAATTACGGCGTGCTGGCCGGACTGGAAGTGGTGCGCACCCTGAACGACCTCAATATCAAGACGCGATCGCCCATCGAGGTGGCGTTCTGGACCAACGAGGAAGGCTCGCGCTTCGTGCCCGTGATGATGGGTTCCGGCGTCTTTTGCGGCGCCTTCTCGCTCGAAACCGCGTATGCGGCGAAAGACACGGAAGGTAAAACGGTGGGCGAGGAGCTGGCGCGCATCGGATACAAGGGCGATCAGGTGCCGGGCGACCATCCGATCGGCGCCTATTTCGAAACGCATATCGAGCAGGGGCCCGTGCTGGAAGACGCCGATAAAGTCATTGGCGTGGTGCCTGCCGTGATGGGCCTGTCGTGGTACGACTGCGTGGTGACAGGCATGGAAGCGCATGCTGGCCCCACGCCCATGGGCCTGCGCAAGGATGCGCTGCAGGTGGCCACCGTCATCATGCAGGAAGTCGTCGCCATTGCCAACCGCTACCCGCCGTACGGGCGCGGCACGGTGGGCATGGTGCAGGTGTTCCCGAACAGCCGCAACGTGATCCCCGGCGAAGTCAAGTTCAGCATCGACCTGCGCAATGTGAACGACGAACTGCTCAACACCATGCATGGCGAGATCACGGCCTTCATCGACGCCACGCGCGAAAAAACAGGCTTGGGCATTTCACTGGAAAGGGTGTCCTATTACCCGCCATGTCCGTTCCACCCCGACTGCGTGGGCGCCGTGCGCAATGCTACCGCAAAGCTGGGTTATTCCGTAATGGACGTGGTGTCGGGCGCCGGTCACGACGCCATCTACGCGGCCAGGCTGGCGCCGGCCGGCATGATCTTCGTGCCGTGCAAGGACGGCATCAGCCACAATGAAATCGAGGATGCCAAGTCCGAGCACCTGGCAGCGGGCTGCAATGTGCTGCTGCACGCGATGCTGGAGCGGGCCGTGGCCGTCTAG
- a CDS encoding DUF4286 family protein yields the protein MTTFTTTLPGILFVWTSADPEHELDFNRWYDREHVEERVRIPGFVSGTRYQSLRGPRKYLGLYRTDSLDAFQTPDYFKAFSQQTPWSVTNLQRMLDPMRRVCAIEAETGMGTGAWLAVLRLGGPAIGQDAQAVAGLAVLGTKLRQIDGVIATRVLTPDAKLSGPLPAERKEGRVLDPIFLIDASSESAAVAAANAASAALGLDGEQAAILQLSWQLREADLHAA from the coding sequence ATGACGACGTTCACCACCACCTTGCCCGGCATCCTGTTTGTCTGGACCAGCGCCGACCCCGAACACGAACTCGATTTCAACCGCTGGTATGACCGCGAGCACGTGGAAGAGCGCGTGCGCATTCCCGGTTTTGTCAGCGGCACGCGCTATCAGAGCCTGCGCGGTCCCCGTAAATACCTGGGCCTGTACCGCACTGACTCGCTCGACGCCTTCCAGACGCCAGACTACTTCAAGGCCTTCAGCCAGCAGACGCCATGGTCGGTGACGAATCTGCAGCGCATGCTTGACCCGATGCGCCGCGTCTGTGCCATTGAGGCGGAAACGGGCATGGGCACGGGCGCCTGGCTGGCCGTGCTGCGCCTGGGTGGGCCAGCCATCGGCCAGGATGCACAGGCGGTGGCCGGCCTGGCGGTGCTGGGGACGAAGCTGCGGCAGATCGACGGCGTGATTGCCACGCGCGTGCTGACACCCGACGCGAAGCTGTCCGGGCCCCTGCCGGCGGAGCGGAAGGAGGGCCGCGTGCTCGACCCGATCTTCCTGATCGACGCCTCGTCGGAAAGCGCCGCCGTGGCGGCGGCCAATGCCGCCAGTGCGGCGCTGGGGCTCGACGGCGAACAGGCGGCCATCCTGCAACTGTCCTGGCAGCTGCGCGAGGCCGACCTGCACGCTGCCTGA
- a CDS encoding LysR family transcriptional regulator, protein MNTRFLEAFVWAARLGSFRTAADKLHITQAAISNRIASLEQDFGTRLFDRDAREIRLTFAGRNLLVYAERMLELCRDMYAANSSPAQITGEVRIGVIETIVHTWLIPFLQRVQERYPGIEIQLTSESTRRLHEQLQQGELDIALQTDMLTGDHIRSTGSGAIAMGWAGRAADWPDTGAPFTVAQLAQHPIITMNRGSQPHSALKALCQDEGVQLGRVHCVSSISAIVRLVKAGFGIAVLPLAPLREEIEQGNIALIPCVSALAPQRIVISYSEDITTEAIQLVAMLACEEAARFTLGLGEEYGAG, encoded by the coding sequence TTGAATACCCGTTTTCTCGAAGCGTTTGTCTGGGCTGCGCGGCTGGGCAGTTTCCGCACGGCGGCCGACAAGCTGCATATCACGCAGGCGGCCATTTCCAACCGCATCGCCTCGCTGGAGCAGGACTTCGGCACGCGCTTGTTCGACCGCGACGCGCGTGAAATCCGCCTGACTTTCGCAGGGCGCAACCTGCTCGTGTACGCCGAACGCATGCTGGAACTGTGCCGTGACATGTATGCGGCCAATTCTTCGCCCGCGCAGATCACGGGCGAAGTGCGTATCGGCGTCATCGAAACCATCGTGCATACCTGGCTGATCCCGTTCCTGCAGCGCGTGCAGGAGCGCTATCCGGGCATCGAGATTCAATTGACGTCCGAATCGACGCGCCGCCTGCACGAACAGCTGCAGCAGGGCGAGCTCGATATCGCGCTGCAGACGGACATGCTGACGGGCGACCATATCCGCAGCACGGGCAGCGGCGCCATTGCCATGGGCTGGGCGGGCAGGGCTGCCGATTGGCCCGACACGGGGGCGCCCTTCACGGTGGCGCAACTGGCGCAGCACCCGATCATCACCATGAACCGGGGCTCGCAGCCTCATTCCGCATTGAAGGCGCTGTGCCAGGACGAGGGCGTGCAGTTAGGCAGGGTGCATTGCGTCAGCTCGATCTCCGCCATCGTGCGCCTGGTGAAGGCCGGCTTCGGCATCGCCGTGCTGCCGCTGGCGCCCCTGCGCGAAGAAATCGAGCAGGGCAACATCGCCCTGATTCCCTGCGTCAGCGCCCTGGCACCGCAGCGCATCGTCATCAGCTACAGCGAAGACATCACCACGGAAGCGATCCAGCTGGTGGCCATGCTGGCGTGCGAGGAGGCGGCCAGGTTCACCCTGGGACTGGGCGAGGAATATGGCGCCGGATGA
- a CDS encoding M20/M25/M40 family metallo-hydrolase, whose amino-acid sequence MTTHAEKITAWIDAHFDEEVAFLQKVVQQPTDTPPGNNAPHAELVAQLLQAYGWQAEKHAVPADQVEAYGMQSITNLIVRRPYAEGGPTVALNAHGDVVPPGDNWTYPPYGGQIDGGYMYGRATAVSKGDFATYVFAARALEALGIALKGQLELHFTYDEEFGGLLGPGWLLEQNLTKPDFVIAAGFSYGIVTAHNACLQLEITVHGKSGHGSMPETGHDALQAANKILNAIYGQLPELKKIKSKVAGIDSPTMLVGRIDGGTNTNVVPGKVVMKMDRRMIPEEDPVAVEAQVRALIEDAVSGEPGIRVEIRRLLLSHALRPLPGSEQLVASLQKNAQAILGETIPAVGTPLYADARLYGERGIPAVLYGAGPRTVPESNAKKADERLALDDLRKASKIVALTLLDFLAEK is encoded by the coding sequence ATGACTACGCACGCAGAAAAAATCACGGCCTGGATCGACGCACACTTCGACGAAGAAGTCGCCTTTTTACAGAAGGTGGTGCAGCAGCCGACGGATACGCCGCCCGGCAATAACGCGCCGCATGCGGAGCTGGTGGCGCAGCTGTTGCAGGCATATGGCTGGCAGGCGGAAAAGCATGCGGTACCTGCGGACCAGGTCGAGGCCTATGGCATGCAGAGCATCACCAACCTGATCGTGCGCCGCCCGTATGCCGAGGGCGGGCCGACGGTGGCCCTGAACGCGCATGGCGACGTGGTGCCGCCCGGCGACAACTGGACGTATCCGCCATATGGCGGCCAGATCGACGGCGGCTATATGTATGGCCGCGCGACGGCCGTGTCAAAAGGCGATTTCGCCACCTATGTGTTTGCTGCGCGCGCGCTCGAAGCGCTGGGTATTGCCTTGAAGGGCCAGCTGGAACTGCACTTTACGTATGACGAGGAATTCGGCGGCTTGCTGGGGCCGGGCTGGCTGCTGGAGCAAAATCTGACGAAGCCCGATTTCGTCATCGCAGCCGGTTTCAGCTACGGCATCGTCACGGCGCACAACGCCTGCCTGCAGCTGGAAATCACCGTGCACGGCAAGTCTGGCCACGGTTCCATGCCGGAGACGGGGCATGACGCGCTGCAGGCAGCCAACAAGATCCTCAACGCCATCTACGGCCAGTTGCCGGAGCTGAAAAAGATCAAGTCAAAAGTCGCCGGCATCGATTCGCCCACCATGCTGGTGGGCCGCATCGACGGTGGCACGAATACCAATGTGGTGCCGGGCAAGGTGGTCATGAAGATGGACCGCCGCATGATCCCGGAAGAAGACCCTGTGGCGGTGGAAGCACAGGTGCGCGCGCTGATCGAAGACGCCGTGAGCGGCGAACCTGGCATCCGGGTCGAAATCCGCCGCCTGCTGCTGTCGCACGCGCTGCGGCCCTTGCCCGGTTCCGAGCAGCTGGTCGCCAGCCTGCAGAAAAATGCGCAAGCCATCCTTGGCGAGACGATTCCTGCCGTCGGCACGCCCCTGTATGCGGATGCGCGCCTGTATGGCGAACGGGGTATCCCCGCCGTGCTGTATGGCGCCGGCCCGCGCACGGTGCCCGAGTCGAACGCGAAGAAGGCCGATGAGCGCCTGGCATTGGACGACTTGCGCAAGGCCAGCAAGATCGTCGCCCTGACCCTGCTCGACTTCCTGGCGGAGAAATAG
- a CDS encoding allantoate amidohydrolase, which translates to MTTLSDLNAGSQADFIAQLHGIYEHSPWIAQRAAAARPFASLTALKTELQRVLALASPEEQLGLIRAHPELAGKAAVAGQLTAESTREQAKSGLNLCSADEFATLQRLNSEYNTKFGFPFILAVKGPTGEGLTRQDIIATFARRLKNRHADELAESLRQIKRIAELRLNELFDVRLDFGPAIMQHAETLAGWSDSDYNLTCAYLTPAHRKTAAQLADWMLEAGMQVHIDAVGNVVGRYLSDAPGAKTLMTGSHYDTVRNGGKYDGRLGIVLPIAVVRHLHERGEKLPFHVEIVGFAEEEGVRFKSTFLGSTAVTGRFDLSLLEQCDTDGVSMRDALAAAGHEASAIGAIARDPADLLGYVEVHIEQGPVLLERDLPLGIVTAIAGSSRYLLHLGGVASHAGTTPMTMRKDAASAAAEIILLVEQRCSQGEALVGTVGQLQVPNGSVNVIAGACTLSLDIRAASDAVRQAAVDDILDGITAICARRQIDYQLELLLSARAAPCAPWLMAQLAQAVESVGIAPYALLSGAGHDAMAMAAITDVAMLFTRCGNGGISHNPLETMTADDADIAAQALLHFLRNFQPKT; encoded by the coding sequence ATGACCACCCTTTCAGACCTGAACGCCGGCAGCCAGGCCGATTTTATCGCGCAGCTGCATGGCATCTACGAACATTCGCCCTGGATCGCCCAGCGCGCAGCTGCCGCGCGGCCGTTTGCCAGCCTGACGGCGCTCAAGACGGAATTGCAGCGCGTGCTGGCCCTGGCCTCGCCCGAAGAACAACTGGGACTCATCCGCGCCCACCCCGAACTGGCCGGCAAGGCCGCCGTCGCGGGACAGCTGACGGCCGAGTCGACGCGCGAACAGGCCAAGTCCGGCCTGAACCTGTGCAGCGCCGACGAATTTGCCACCCTGCAGCGCCTCAACAGCGAGTACAACACCAAGTTCGGCTTTCCCTTCATCCTGGCCGTCAAGGGCCCGACGGGCGAGGGTTTGACGCGCCAGGACATCATCGCCACCTTTGCCCGGCGCCTGAAGAACCGCCATGCCGATGAACTGGCCGAATCGCTGCGGCAGATCAAGCGTATCGCCGAGCTGCGCCTGAACGAGCTGTTCGACGTGCGCCTGGACTTCGGCCCGGCCATCATGCAGCACGCCGAAACCTTGGCCGGCTGGAGCGACAGCGATTACAACCTGACCTGCGCCTACCTGACGCCGGCGCACCGGAAAACGGCCGCGCAGCTGGCCGACTGGATGCTGGAGGCCGGCATGCAGGTGCACATCGACGCCGTCGGCAATGTGGTCGGCCGCTATCTGTCCGACGCACCCGGCGCAAAGACGCTGATGACGGGATCGCATTACGACACGGTGCGCAACGGCGGCAAGTACGACGGCCGGCTGGGCATCGTGCTGCCGATCGCCGTCGTGCGCCACCTGCACGAACGGGGCGAAAAGCTGCCCTTCCACGTCGAGATCGTCGGCTTCGCCGAAGAGGAAGGTGTGCGCTTCAAGAGCACGTTTTTGGGCAGCACGGCCGTCACGGGCAGGTTCGACTTGTCGCTGCTGGAACAATGCGACACGGATGGCGTGAGCATGCGCGACGCGCTGGCCGCCGCCGGTCACGAGGCGAGCGCCATCGGCGCCATCGCGCGCGATCCGGCCGATTTGCTCGGCTATGTGGAAGTGCATATCGAACAGGGCCCCGTGCTGCTCGAGCGTGACCTGCCGCTGGGCATCGTCACGGCGATTGCCGGCAGCTCGCGCTACCTGCTCCATCTTGGCGGCGTGGCCAGCCACGCGGGCACCACGCCCATGACCATGCGCAAGGATGCGGCCAGCGCGGCGGCCGAAATCATCCTGCTGGTGGAACAGCGCTGCAGCCAGGGCGAAGCGCTGGTGGGCACCGTCGGCCAGCTGCAGGTGCCCAACGGTTCCGTCAACGTGATCGCCGGCGCCTGCACCCTGTCGCTCGATATCCGCGCGGCCAGCGACGCGGTACGCCAGGCGGCCGTCGACGACATCCTCGATGGCATCACCGCCATCTGCGCGCGGCGCCAGATCGACTACCAGCTGGAACTGCTGCTGTCGGCGCGTGCCGCGCCGTGCGCGCCATGGCTGATGGCGCAGCTGGCGCAAGCCGTGGAATCGGTCGGCATCGCACCATACGCGCTGCTGTCGGGCGCCGGCCACGACGCCATGGCCATGGCCGCCATCACCGACGTGGCCATGCTGTTTACGCGCTGCGGCAATGGCGGCATCAGCCACAATCCGCTGGAAACCATGACGGCCGACGACGCCGACATCGCGGCGCAAGCCCTGCTGCATTTCTTGCGGAATTTCCAGCCAAAAACCTAG
- a CDS encoding glycosyltransferase family 9 protein: protein MSTLHFDNEANPAAAHAARGGELLAGGDAAGAETCFQQALVFDSGHVFALANLAWMRGQEGLLAEAESYYLRALAQVPDDVHLLQNLGALLMTMRRPVEAERIDRRVLALAPEMPSAWSNLGALLAAMQRETEAERCYRHAIALDGDYANARYNLSYLLLRQGRLLEGWQMLEARPQPTMFGAYFRFPRWQGEPLTGQSLLICPEAGMGDMLQLCRYASCLRQLGAARISLLCHAPLKTLLLDLPEIDEVFAIGETVPDDGWNYWAPILSLPGLCGTTLETIPAQLPYLWAQPQAVAAWRTRLPAAPLRVGLAWRGSAQFENDDARSLATLDVLAPLSAVDGVQFVSLQKGAGENDTSASLALVAGGAALGDMADTAALVANLDLVISVDTAVAHLAGALGKPCWLLLPDYLPDWRWMAGRLDTPWYSTMRLFRQPATGGWQPLIGHLAQELARWRQAHG, encoded by the coding sequence ATGAGCACTCTCCATTTCGATAACGAAGCCAACCCTGCCGCCGCGCATGCGGCGCGCGGCGGCGAGCTGCTGGCCGGTGGCGATGCGGCCGGCGCCGAAACCTGTTTCCAGCAGGCGCTGGTCTTCGACTCCGGGCATGTATTCGCCCTGGCCAACCTGGCCTGGATGCGTGGACAGGAAGGCTTGCTGGCAGAAGCGGAAAGCTATTACCTGCGCGCGCTGGCGCAAGTGCCCGATGACGTGCATCTGCTGCAGAACCTGGGCGCGCTGCTGATGACGATGCGTCGCCCGGTGGAGGCCGAGCGCATCGACCGGCGCGTGCTGGCGCTGGCGCCGGAAATGCCTTCCGCCTGGTCCAACCTGGGCGCGCTGCTGGCCGCCATGCAGCGCGAGACCGAGGCCGAACGCTGCTACCGCCATGCCATCGCACTCGATGGCGACTACGCCAATGCGCGCTACAACTTGTCGTATCTGCTGCTGCGCCAGGGCCGCCTTCTCGAAGGCTGGCAGATGCTCGAAGCGCGGCCGCAGCCGACCATGTTTGGCGCGTATTTTCGCTTTCCCCGCTGGCAGGGCGAGCCGCTTACCGGCCAGTCGCTGCTGATCTGTCCCGAAGCGGGCATGGGCGACATGCTGCAACTGTGCCGCTATGCATCCTGCCTGCGCCAACTGGGCGCGGCGCGCATCTCGCTGCTATGTCATGCGCCGCTCAAGACGCTGCTGCTAGACCTTCCGGAGATAGACGAAGTATTCGCCATCGGCGAGACCGTGCCGGACGACGGCTGGAATTACTGGGCACCGATCCTGAGCCTGCCCGGTCTGTGCGGCACCACCCTGGAGACAATTCCGGCCCAGTTGCCGTATCTGTGGGCGCAGCCGCAGGCCGTCGCGGCGTGGCGTACGCGCCTGCCGGCGGCGCCACTGCGCGTGGGCCTGGCCTGGCGCGGCAGTGCGCAATTTGAAAACGACGATGCGCGTTCGCTGGCCACGCTCGACGTGCTGGCACCGCTGAGCGCGGTGGATGGCGTGCAGTTTGTCAGCCTGCAGAAGGGGGCCGGCGAAAACGACACATCGGCATCACTCGCCCTGGTCGCCGGCGGCGCGGCGCTCGGTGATATGGCCGATACGGCGGCGCTGGTCGCCAACCTGGACCTGGTCATCAGCGTGGATACGGCCGTGGCCCATCTGGCCGGGGCGCTGGGCAAGCCGTGCTGGCTGCTGCTGCCCGACTACCTGCCGGACTGGCGCTGGATGGCCGGGCGCCTCGATACGCCCTGGTATTCCACGATGCGGCTGTTCCGCCAGCCTGCGACAGGTGGCTGGCAACCCTTGATTGGCCATCTTGCGCAGGAACTGGCGCGCTGGCGCCAGGCGCACGGCTAG
- a CDS encoding LysR substrate-binding domain-containing protein — protein sequence MSSLPQHLDLHLIRILYLLLVEKNVSRVALKLNQPQPSISASLRKLRELTGDPLLVRGARGMVPTQHGESLLNPAKRILDQTESLFIKKTPFVAQEEARTFHIAAPDYLDSQFLPNVVAQLRRGSPKSRVVLHSLGPGIDHIRQLSDGGLDLVIANWDEPPAHLHISKLFEDPIVCAMHAENAYARRTASDAMTLDDYLSLPHVAPSQMMPGYHGVIDSFLERQNLQRNVVVESAYFGLIPYMLTQTDLVLTTGRQFMRFYEKTLPLKTYTVPLKFPPMRFYQLWHQRVHQAPEHKWLRDQVSAAAKALVQR from the coding sequence ATGTCCAGCCTGCCGCAACACCTCGACCTGCACCTGATCCGCATCCTCTACCTGCTGCTGGTGGAAAAGAATGTCTCGCGCGTAGCGCTCAAACTCAATCAGCCGCAGCCGTCGATTTCCGCCTCCTTGCGCAAGCTGCGCGAACTGACGGGCGACCCGCTGCTGGTGCGCGGCGCGCGCGGCATGGTGCCCACCCAGCATGGCGAAAGCCTGCTCAATCCGGCCAAGCGCATCCTCGACCAGACGGAGAGCCTGTTCATCAAGAAGACGCCGTTCGTGGCGCAGGAAGAGGCGCGCACCTTCCATATCGCCGCGCCCGACTACCTGGACAGCCAGTTCCTGCCCAATGTGGTGGCCCAGTTGCGCCGCGGTTCGCCGAAAAGCCGCGTCGTGCTGCACAGCCTGGGACCGGGCATCGATCATATCCGGCAATTGTCCGACGGGGGTCTGGATCTGGTCATCGCCAACTGGGATGAACCGCCCGCCCATCTGCACATTTCGAAGCTGTTCGAAGATCCCATCGTCTGCGCCATGCATGCGGAAAACGCCTATGCGCGGCGCACAGCCAGCGACGCCATGACGCTCGACGATTATCTGAGCCTGCCCCACGTGGCGCCGTCGCAGATGATGCCGGGCTACCACGGCGTGATCGACTCCTTCCTCGAACGGCAAAACCTGCAGCGCAACGTGGTGGTCGAATCGGCGTATTTCGGCCTGATCCCCTACATGCTGACGCAGACGGACCTGGTACTCACCACGGGCCGCCAGTTCATGCGCTTCTATGAAAAGACCCTGCCGCTGAAAACGTATACCGTGCCCTTGAAATTCCCGCCGATGCGCTTTTACCAGTTGTGGCACCAGCGCGTGCACCAGGCACCCGAGCATAAATGGCTGCGCGACCAGGTCAGCGCGGCGGCCAAGGCGCTGGTACAGCGATAG
- a CDS encoding urate hydroxylase PuuD: MEVFAYLIPYGLEWLNLIVRWLHVITGIAWIGASFYFVWLDNSIRPPAPGSDLAKKGVSGELWAVHGGGFYNPQKYLLAPAELPKELHWFKWEAYSTWLSGFALLTIAYYFNAQAMMIDKAVADISSGQAVGIGIATLVIGWTVYDLLCRSKLAQYELWFGVTVFALIVGAAYVLTHLLSGRAAYIHVGAMIGTIMVANVLMLIIPGQRKMVEAMAAGKLPDPRHGLKAKQRSVHNNYFTLPVLFIMISNHYAMTYRNDHAWLVLALIMAAGVFIRHFFNLRHKGRVEWRYPAIGVALLLAVAVAIAPKAPVAAAPAVDPAAQFQRAHAIIAQRCATCHSAQPTQAGFATAPAGMMLDNETQIRQHAAQIYKQAIELKAMPIGNLTNMTEAERSELGAWLQQTMQGAK, translated from the coding sequence ATGGAAGTATTTGCCTATCTGATTCCGTACGGCCTGGAGTGGCTGAACCTGATTGTCCGCTGGCTGCACGTCATCACGGGCATCGCCTGGATCGGTGCTTCCTTTTATTTTGTCTGGCTCGACAACTCGATCCGCCCGCCTGCGCCTGGCTCGGATCTGGCGAAGAAGGGCGTCTCTGGAGAGCTGTGGGCCGTGCATGGCGGCGGCTTCTATAACCCGCAAAAATACCTGCTGGCGCCCGCCGAACTGCCGAAGGAGCTGCACTGGTTCAAATGGGAAGCGTATTCCACCTGGTTGTCCGGCTTTGCGCTGCTGACGATTGCCTATTATTTCAATGCCCAGGCCATGATGATCGACAAGGCCGTGGCCGATATCTCCAGCGGGCAGGCCGTCGGCATCGGCATCGCCACCCTCGTCATCGGCTGGACCGTGTACGACCTGCTGTGCCGCTCCAAGCTGGCGCAATATGAACTGTGGTTTGGCGTGACGGTGTTTGCGCTGATCGTCGGCGCCGCGTACGTGCTCACGCATTTGCTCAGCGGGCGCGCCGCCTACATCCACGTGGGTGCCATGATCGGCACCATCATGGTGGCCAATGTGCTGATGCTGATCATCCCCGGCCAGCGCAAGATGGTCGAAGCCATGGCGGCCGGCAAGCTGCCCGACCCCAGGCACGGCCTGAAGGCCAAGCAGCGCAGCGTGCATAACAATTACTTTACCTTGCCGGTGCTGTTCATCATGATCAGCAACCACTACGCGATGACCTACCGCAACGATCACGCCTGGCTGGTGCTGGCGCTGATCATGGCGGCCGGCGTCTTCATCCGCCACTTTTTCAACTTGCGCCACAAGGGCCGGGTCGAGTGGCGCTATCCGGCCATCGGCGTGGCCTTGCTGCTGGCCGTGGCCGTGGCCATCGCGCCGAAAGCGCCCGTGGCGGCCGCGCCTGCGGTGGACCCTGCCGCGCAGTTCCAGCGCGCGCATGCCATCATCGCCCAGCGCTGCGCCACCTGCCATTCGGCCCAGCCCACGCAAGCGGGTTTCGCCACGGCGCCGGCCGGCATGATGCTGGATAATGAAACGCAAATCCGCCAGCACGCGGCGCAAATCTACAAGCAGGCCATCGAGCTGAAAGCCATGCCGATCGGGAACCTGACCAATATGACGGAGGCCGAGCGCAGCGAATTGGGCGCCTGGCTGCAACAGACCATGCAAGGAGCAAAATGA